In Phragmites australis chromosome 17, lpPhrAust1.1, whole genome shotgun sequence, the following are encoded in one genomic region:
- the LOC133896896 gene encoding uncharacterized protein LOC133896896 yields the protein MASTTQAEPPSLAMVAKNAPAVAMDAKLMVAADRGDCQRLKDLLNKEDISTMVMVMASDQTPAAKPSPASMHPLLLAAACNGDREKLHHLLNCRSLAKLRSSDDVEEGANMQTPSAASLLEDVTVGVDTVLHVVAANGDGDNFKECATFIKDMAKHLLLAVNNNGDTPLHCAARTGKSQMVSHLINLARSEYGDNIVKDLLRKENESKETVLHEAVRIGDNPLVELLLTTDSELARFPVKGSSPLYLAVLLEKEVIAQTLHDKSKDKDLSYLGPNEQNALHAAVLRSKGLTEKLLGWNKDLAKERDENGSTPLHFAAATPVPRWRRTVGCLQVFNANPDALYQSDCNGLFPVHVAASVGEWSNVAMFVKRCPSSAGLRDAKGRTFLQVAVEKKKRRLVSYACSNRSLAWIWNLQDNDGNTALHQAVQEGSLFMFRALLGRREVSLNLTNAKGQNPLDIARYKIPPGMHYNLNPANWIHLSLVYAGAKNGVSREDHFNEKYEDIHRVKSDYDIKELDNLKDLTQNLSIGSVLIATVTFGATFALPGGYIQDDHPNGGTPTLAGSYAFDAFMMANALAFICSSIATFGLRYSGTSMVHLTSRKVYLRASSYFMETSITALTAAFALGVYTVLAPVARKTAIGICAMSPLVVLSKEVEFWWKLALLLRPYWIRRGPVRTFGTLSFAVGVKIFLKGWPLLFILLLMKAGSVGGYVGYPRRPKLIPPLDVYRLARLVCGDGAGLASLAEPPALAFRAALGSARVRGFPSEEQAEGIAYSVLPLDTFAENKLKELLIGFFRYTAENKLKELLTGFFRYTGLSMQPHAVQAYQETDPSTSTLDGNRISLECGHFSQDYIDALKEISETLVFEPGQKSTDRADIVVRVYHMKLEELLEDIKKGVVFGPINAEIPDPKLDPLGYVLVAEHMTHGPCGETHQDSPCMKNNKCSKRYPKPFHAETTIDENGFAIYKRSDNNMYIQKGNVKFNNRWIVPYNMHLLKKFQAHINVEWCNKSIFIKYLFKYVTKGPDCGKVYIEKIRNGQDVPYDDETQTTNEVKEYLDCRYICEQDACWRIFGFDIHRHFPSVERLPVHLPNENNITYNANANLADIISVEFLRRTMLTEWFTANQIHPQARQLTYCEFPSKWRWDETSRAWKPRQIGTKIGRLYYVHPSVGERYYLRMLLMVVKGAQNYDDVKTHNGVTYATFKEACNARGLLGDDQEWYNAFDEAASWATSAQLRQLFVTMLLFCEVNDEHTFFEKVWRALVDDIQYRFRQVVGNPSYQLSDNELRDYLLDDLSTLFAKNGGRMRDYNLPHRSNPSHVAYGNRLIDEELSYDNEHLLLESDPLLSNLNDEQRQAFDTITNAVLNNTCGFFFVSGYGGTGKTYLWNAIVAYL from the exons atggcgtCGACCACTCAAGCCGAGCCTCCTAGCTTGGCAATGGTGGCAAAGAATGCTCCGGCAGTGGCCATGGATGCAAAACTTATGGTGGCTGCTGACCGTGGCGATTGCCAGCGGCTGAAGGATCTACTGAACAAGGAGGACATTAGCAcgatggtgatggtgatggcGAGCGACCAGACTCCAGCGGCCAAGCCTTCCCCGGCGAGCATGCATCCGCTGCTGCTAGCAGCGGCATGCAACGGCGATCGGGAGAAATTGCATCATCTTCTCAACTGCAG AAGCTTGGCAAAGCTGCGATCTTCAGACGATGTAGAAGAAGGCGCAAACATGCAAACACCGTCCGCAGCGTCGCTTCTAGAGGATGTCACGGTTGGAGTGGACACCGTGCTACATGTGGTGGCCGCCAATGGGGATGGTGACAACTTCAAGGAGTGTGCGACCTTCATTAAGGACATGGCCAAACACCTCCTGTTAGCAGTAAATAACAATGGTGACACGCCATTGCATTGTGCTGCCAGGACTGGGAAATCCCAAATGGTTTCTCATCTCATTAATCTAGCTAGAAGTGAATATGGTGACAATATAGTGAAGGACCTGCTGAGAAAAGAGAATGAGAGTAAGGAAACGGTCTTGCACGAGGCTGTCCGCATTGGAGATAATCCTCTCGTTGAACTGCTACTGACGACAGATTCAGAATTGGCTAGGTTTCCTGTAAAGGGCTCTTCACCATTGTACCTCGCCGTGCTGCTAGAGAAGGAAGTCATAGCACAAACACTACATGATAAGAGTAAAGATAAAGACCTATCGTATTTGGGGCCAAATGAGCAAAATGCGTTGCACGCTGCGGTTCTTCGAAGCAAAG GTCTTACAGAAAAGCTGCTAGGATGGAACAAGGACCTTGCTAAAGAAAGGGACGAAAACGGGAGCACGCCTCTTCATTTTGCTGCTGCTACGCCAGTGCCGAGGTGGCGAAGAACTGTAGGATGTCTGCAAGTATTCAACGCTAACCCGGACGCACTGTATCAATCAGATTGCAATGGATTATTCCCCGTACATGTCGCTGCATCTGTTGGTGAATGGT CAAACGTCGCAATGTTTGTTAAGAGGTGTCCTAGTAGCGCCGGTTTGCGTGATGCTAAGGGGAGGACTTTCCTTCAAGTTGCtgtagagaaaaagaaaaggaggttgGTCAGTTATGCTTGCAGCAATCGATCGCTGGCATGGATTTGGAATCTGCAAGACAACGATGGCAACACTGCATTGCACCAAGCTGTCCAGGAAGGGAGTCTTTTTATGTTTCGCGCTCTACTTGGGAGACGGGAAGTAAGTTTGAATTTAACAAATGCAAAAGGGCAAAATCCTCTAGATATTGCACGGTATAAGATTCCCCCAGGGATGCATTATAATCTG AACCCCGCTAACTGGATACACTTGTCACTCGTTTATGCCGGCGCTAAGAATGGTGTTTCTCGCGAGGACCATTTTAATGAAAAATATGAAGATATTCATAGAGTAAAATCAGATTATGATATCAAAGAATTGGATAACTTGAAAGATTTGACACAAAATCTGTCTATTGGCTCTGTTTTAATTGCAACTGTGACATTCGGTGCAACTTTTGCCCTGCCTGGTGGATACATACAAGATGATCACCCAAATGGAGGTACACCAACACTTGCTGGGAGCTATGCttttgatgcattcatgatggCCAACGCATTAGCTTTCATTTGTTCCTCGATAGCTACTTTTGGTCTCAGGTACTCTGGAACTTCCATGGTCCACTTGACGAGCCGCAAAGTGTACCTACGCGCATcctcatatttcatggagactTCCATCACTGCCTTGACAGCTGCCTTTGCATTAGGCGTCTATACGGTGTTAGCTCCTGTTGCTCGTAAGACTGCCATTGGGATCTGTGCCATGAGCCCTCTTGTAGTTCTATCGAAAGAAGTGGAATTTTGGTGGAAATTGGCTCTTCTTTTGAGGCCATACTGGATTAGAAGGGGGCCAGTTCGGACATTTGGAACGTTATCTTTTGCAGTTGGGGTAAAAATATTCCTCAAAGGTTGGCCTTTATTATTCATATTACTACTTATGAAAGCAGGGAGTGTCGGTGGCTACGTAGGCTATCCACGTCGGCCAAAATTGATTCCACCGCTCGATGTGTATCGTTTGGCTCGGCTCGTGTGCGGAGATGGCGCTGGACTGGCTTCGTTGGCGGAGCCTCCCGCACTCGCGTTCCGCGCTGCGCTAGGCTCAGCTCGTGTGCGGGGCTTCCCGAG CGAAGAACAAGCTGAAGGAATTGCTTACAGCGTGCTTCCGTTAGACACATTTG CGGAGAACAAGTTGAAGGAATTGCTTATAGGGTTCTTCCGTTACACAG CGGAGAACAAGTTGAAGGAATTGCTTACAGGGTTCTTCCGTTACACAGGTTTG TCAATGCAGCCGCATGCAGTTCAGGCGTACCAAGAAACTGATCCTTCAACAT CAACGCTAGATGGTAATAGAATATCATTAGAATGTGGCCACTTCAGCCAAGATTACATCGATGCTCTAAAAG AGATCTCTGAAACATTGGTTTTTGAGCCTGGCCAAAAATCCACGGATAGGGCCGACATCGTTGTGCGAGTGTATCATATGAAGCTTGAAGAACTTCTAGAGGACATAAAAAAAGGTGTGGTTTTTGGGCCGATTAACGCAG AAATTCCTGATCCAAAACTTGATCCCCTGGGTTATGTATTGGTTGCTGAACATATGACGCATGGCCCATGCGGTGAGACCCATCAGGACAGCCCCTGCATGAAAAACAATAAATGTTCAAAACGATACCCAAAACCTTTTCATGCTGAGACCACTATTGATGAAAATGGCTTTGCAATATACAAAAGATCTGATAATAACATGTACATCCAAAAAGGAAATGTAAAGTTCAACAACAGATGGATAGTGCCTTACAATATGCATTTACTTAAGAAATTTCAAGCGCACATCAATGTAGAATGGTGCAACAAAAGCATTTTCATCAAATACCTATTCAAGTATGTGACAAAGGGTCCAGACTGCGGCAAAGTTTATATTGAAAAAATAAGGAATGGGCAGGATGTACCATATGATGACGAAACACAAACTACAAATGAGGTTAAAGAATACCTAGATTGCCGCTACATCTGTGAACAAGATGCATGCTGGCGTATTTTTGGCTTTGACATACATAGACACTTTCCATCTGTGGAGAGATTGCCTGTACATTTGCCAAATGAAAATAATATAACATACAATGCTAATGCTAATTTAGCAGATATCATCTCTGTAGAATTCCTGCGTAGAACCATGCTAACTGAATGGTTCACAGCCAATCAAATACATCCTCAAGCAAGACAGCTAACATACTGTGAATTCCCCTCAAAATGGCGTTGGGATGAAACatcaagagcatggaaaccaaGGCAAATAGGAACAAAAATAGGACGGCTATATTATGTACATCCATCTGTTGGCGAACGATATTACCTTAGAATGTTGTTAATGGTTGTTAAAGGCGCTCAGAATTATGATGATGTCAAAACACACAACGGTGTCACATATGCAACATTTAAAGAAGCATGCAATGCTCGTGGCCTCCTTGGTGATGACCAAGAATGGTATAATGCTTTTGACGAAGCAGCATCATGGGCTACTTCTGCACAACTTAGGCAATTGTTTGTTACAATGCTTCTTTTTTGCGAGGTTAACGACGAACATACattctttgaaaaagtttggcGAGCATTAGTTGATGATATCCAATATAGATTCAGACAAGTTGTTGGCAACCCAAGCTATCAACTATCTGACAATGAATTAAGAGACTATTTACTTGATGACCTATCTACACTATTTGCAAAGAATGGAGGGAGAATGAGAGATTATAACTTACCACATAGATCAAATCCATCTCATGTAGCATATGGAAATCGACTTATTGATGAAGAACTTTCATACGACAATGAACATTTGTTGCTTGAATCTGATCCCCTACTTTCAAATCTTAATGACGAACAACGTCAAGCTTTTGATACTATAACAAATGCAGTACTAAATAATACATGCggcttcttttttgtttctggtTATGGAGGCACTGGTAAAACCTATTTATGGAATGCTATAGTTGCATACCTATGA